One segment of Gilliamella sp. ESL0441 DNA contains the following:
- a CDS encoding nitrous oxide-stimulated promoter family protein: protein MVVKNTGPNIQQEKVTVSTMIYLYCNKQHHTPHSHLCDECEDLLKYAMQRLTLCRFGEEKSTCERCPKHCYRKDYKQKIQQVMRFSGPRMIIHHPIMAFRHLYKNLKKR from the coding sequence ATGGTAGTAAAAAATACGGGCCCCAACATTCAGCAAGAAAAAGTTACCGTCAGCACAATGATATATCTATATTGTAATAAGCAACACCATACACCACATAGCCATTTATGTGATGAATGTGAAGATTTATTGAAATATGCAATGCAACGCTTAACGTTATGTCGATTTGGCGAAGAGAAGTCAACCTGTGAACGTTGCCCAAAACATTGTTATCGCAAAGATTATAAACAAAAAATACAACAAGTTATGCGATTTTCTGGACCAAGAATGATAATTCATCATCCTATTATGGCATTTAGACATCTTTATAAAAATTTGAAAAAAAGATAA
- a CDS encoding OprD family outer membrane porin, translated as MKIRYLTFALFNIMSYSVLANQISDNHLQQSLFDNTFIKDSKLDFSTRNHWKYLKENAAQPKEVHSAWGQVFTLNYKSGYLFDTLGFDVTYDNAIKLGASDYFATRNLLYNHGKGYSKHNAHGFNKFTQRYIKIKLGDERINFNGKVGWHSVKDLGIISSSQHLTRNSYLGFSGILKYDDFAFSFGRLDSALPRESAQKVHFLTNDRKKVIDHISTVEIAYKDTDTKIDYSYGVAKDYLKRHAIELAYKPINKLTIGSQFYGSYAMKNYDAMKQNKKEFDSHAWHYAADIEWKEKDWSIKAGLAYTDANKHNAIGYYGRHIGKNNRGRFNGLAAAAADYMRDGELVFTTVLNYDFIKDNTTGLYMNYAEFNYKHERLKNGEINIFNIWKPSTGMFKNLSILSKVGYGWSYKTMSASDATPNLKHGRAQRSPTLSAETVIDYRFNLF; from the coding sequence ATGAAAATAAGATATTTAACCTTCGCATTATTCAACATCATGTCTTATTCCGTTCTTGCAAACCAAATATCCGATAATCATCTACAACAAAGCCTTTTTGATAATACTTTTATTAAAGATAGTAAACTTGATTTCTCTACTCGCAATCATTGGAAATATCTGAAAGAAAATGCCGCTCAACCAAAAGAAGTGCATAGTGCTTGGGGGCAAGTTTTCACGTTAAATTATAAATCAGGCTATCTGTTTGATACACTTGGATTTGACGTCACTTATGATAATGCGATAAAGCTTGGTGCAAGTGATTATTTTGCAACCCGTAATCTACTGTACAACCATGGTAAAGGTTATAGTAAACACAATGCGCATGGCTTTAATAAATTTACTCAGCGTTATATAAAAATAAAACTGGGTGATGAAAGGATAAATTTTAACGGTAAAGTGGGATGGCATAGTGTAAAAGATTTAGGCATCATTAGCTCTTCACAACATTTAACACGAAACAGCTATCTCGGATTTAGTGGCATATTAAAATATGATGACTTTGCTTTTTCATTTGGTCGTTTAGACAGTGCCCTACCCCGTGAATCCGCCCAAAAAGTTCACTTTTTAACGAACGATCGCAAAAAAGTCATTGATCACATTTCTACAGTTGAAATTGCCTATAAAGATACTGATACTAAAATCGATTATTCTTACGGTGTTGCCAAAGATTATTTAAAAAGACATGCGATAGAACTGGCATACAAACCGATTAACAAATTAACAATCGGTTCACAATTTTATGGCAGCTACGCAATGAAAAATTATGATGCCATGAAACAAAATAAAAAAGAGTTTGATTCACATGCATGGCATTATGCAGCAGACATTGAATGGAAAGAAAAAGATTGGAGCATTAAAGCTGGTCTAGCTTATACTGATGCAAACAAACACAATGCCATAGGGTATTATGGACGCCATATCGGTAAGAATAACCGTGGTCGTTTTAATGGACTTGCCGCCGCAGCAGCAGATTACATGCGCGATGGGGAACTTGTGTTCACAACCGTATTAAATTATGATTTTATTAAAGATAACACAACTGGTTTATATATGAACTATGCTGAATTTAATTATAAGCATGAAAGACTAAAAAATGGTGAAATCAATATTTTCAATATTTGGAAACCTAGCACTGGTATGTTTAAAAACCTCTCTATCTTATCAAAAGTAGGTTATGGATGGTCTTACAAAACAATGAGTGCTTCTGATGCCACACCAAATCTAAAACACGGAAGAGCACAACGTTCCCCAACGTTATCAGCTGAAACCGTCATCGATTATCGATTTAATTTATTTTAA
- a CDS encoding glycoside hydrolase family 1 protein: MLTQFPKDFLWGGAIAANQVEGAYREDGKGLSTSDCTPNGLFGDIIDRNKNTITGIKDRAIDFYHRYPEDIALFAEMGFSCLRTSIAWTRIFPNGDEEQPNEKGLAFYDKLFDEMLKHNITPLVTLSHYEMPYYLVTQYGGWGNRKVIEFFTRYAKTVFERYKNKVKYWLTFNEINMSLHEPFTGVGLDRHSSKEQIYQAIHHQLVASSQAVKLCHQIIPDAKIGNMLLGAVAYPLTPKPEDVWATLQENHGWLFFGDVQVRGYYPTYMKRFFRENNINLTITEQDRQDLKETVDFVSFSYYMSCCATADESQKTKGNILDMVPNPYLKASEWGWQIDPTGIRYLLNMLYERYQKPLFIVENGLGAKDKLEADGTINDDYRINYMNDHLVKIREAIDDGVEVMGYTSWGPIDLISASKAEVTKRYGFIYVDLNQDGSGTLKRYKKKSFYWYQSVIASKGEVLKS, translated from the coding sequence ATGTTAACACAATTTCCGAAAGATTTTCTTTGGGGCGGAGCAATTGCCGCCAACCAAGTTGAAGGTGCCTATCGTGAAGATGGCAAAGGTTTATCTACATCAGATTGTACACCCAACGGTTTATTTGGTGACATCATCGATCGTAATAAAAACACAATTACCGGCATTAAAGATCGTGCCATTGATTTTTATCATCGCTATCCTGAAGATATCGCTTTATTTGCTGAAATGGGATTTTCATGTTTAAGAACGTCAATTGCTTGGACTCGAATATTTCCAAATGGTGATGAAGAACAACCAAATGAAAAAGGACTGGCGTTTTATGACAAACTGTTTGACGAAATGTTAAAACACAACATTACCCCACTTGTCACCTTATCGCATTACGAAATGCCCTACTACCTTGTCACGCAATATGGTGGATGGGGAAATCGTAAAGTCATCGAATTTTTTACTCGTTATGCCAAAACCGTATTTGAACGCTATAAAAATAAAGTAAAATATTGGTTAACGTTCAATGAAATCAATATGTCATTACACGAACCTTTTACCGGTGTCGGATTGGATAGACACAGTAGTAAAGAACAGATCTATCAAGCCATTCATCATCAGTTAGTCGCCAGCAGTCAAGCGGTCAAACTATGTCATCAAATTATTCCCGATGCCAAAATAGGTAACATGCTATTAGGTGCTGTTGCTTATCCTTTAACACCTAAGCCTGAAGATGTTTGGGCTACACTTCAAGAAAACCATGGTTGGCTATTTTTTGGTGATGTTCAAGTTCGAGGTTATTACCCGACTTATATGAAACGTTTTTTCAGAGAAAACAATATTAATTTAACGATCACCGAACAAGATCGACAAGATCTTAAAGAAACGGTCGATTTTGTATCGTTCAGTTACTATATGAGTTGTTGCGCAACCGCTGATGAATCACAAAAAACAAAAGGCAATATTTTAGATATGGTACCAAATCCTTATCTAAAAGCATCGGAATGGGGTTGGCAAATCGATCCAACAGGCATCCGTTACCTGTTAAATATGCTTTATGAACGTTACCAAAAACCATTATTTATTGTTGAAAATGGCTTAGGTGCAAAAGATAAATTAGAAGCAGATGGCACGATAAATGATGATTATCGTATTAACTATATGAACGATCATTTAGTGAAAATTCGTGAAGCTATCGATGATGGTGTCGAAGTGATGGGGTATACCAGCTGGGGGCCAATCGATTTGATTAGTGCTTCAAAAGCCGAAGTAACTAAACGTTATGGATTTATTTATGTCGATTTAAACCAAGACGGCTCGGGAACGCTAAAACGCTATAAAAAGAAAAGTTTTTACTGGTATCAATCTGTGATTGCATCAAAAGGCGAAGTTTTAAAATCTTAA
- a CDS encoding methylated-DNA--[protein]-cysteine S-methyltransferase yields the protein MFYSSDYSSPLGLITLASRNDQLVAVWIEGQKYFGDTVNEPLENKPNLPIFNRTKKWFDHYFSGKNPAINQLDLAPIGTPFRHQVWDILCKIPYGEIITYGDIAKQIAKTNQLTSMSSQAVGGAVGRNPLSIIIPCHRVIGSNGSLTGYAGGIDKKIKLLQLEGIDTQRFTIPTKGTAL from the coding sequence ATGTTTTATTCATCTGATTACTCATCACCATTAGGATTAATTACACTGGCAAGTCGAAACGATCAACTTGTTGCTGTATGGATTGAAGGACAAAAATATTTTGGTGATACCGTAAACGAACCGCTTGAAAACAAACCAAACTTACCCATTTTTAACCGCACAAAAAAATGGTTTGATCACTATTTTTCAGGAAAAAATCCAGCAATCAATCAACTTGATTTAGCCCCTATAGGTACACCTTTTCGTCATCAAGTTTGGGATATTCTTTGTAAAATTCCTTATGGTGAAATCATCACTTATGGCGATATAGCTAAACAAATTGCGAAAACTAATCAGCTTACCAGCATGTCTAGCCAAGCTGTCGGCGGTGCAGTTGGTCGTAATCCACTATCCATTATTATTCCTTGTCATCGAGTCATTGGCAGTAACGGCAGTTTAACCGGTTATGCAGGTGGCATTGATAAAAAAATAAAGCTTCTGCAATTAGAAGGAATCGATACCCAAAGGTTCACTATTCCCACTAAAGGTACTGCACTTTAA
- a CDS encoding histidine phosphatase family protein has protein sequence MKKTIQFISLFFVMVVTISQAFASEVTIYLTRHGKTMFNNVHRAQGWSDTPLIESGIKVAEQLGRGLKDVEFITAYSSDLGRARQTARIILESKGDTIAINEMEALREACFGDFEGDLDPNMWNPAAQHLGYSSDKELMADLAKGNITLKKMLDAVKAVEKSGHAENYQQVKKRMEIALKTIAESAKAQGGGNVLVVSHGIAIMSMVEELLDTPITTPLGNASVTKIRYTEEGKFVVESFGDMSYVEKGKQITK, from the coding sequence ATGAAAAAAACAATTCAATTTATTAGCCTATTTTTTGTTATGGTTGTAACTATTTCACAAGCTTTTGCCAGTGAAGTCACAATCTATTTAACCCGTCATGGTAAGACCATGTTTAACAATGTCCATCGTGCCCAAGGATGGTCAGACACCCCATTGATTGAATCGGGTATAAAGGTTGCTGAACAATTAGGACGAGGCTTAAAAGATGTCGAATTTATAACGGCTTATTCCAGCGATTTAGGTCGTGCCCGACAAACAGCACGTATCATCTTAGAAAGTAAAGGCGATACCATTGCTATTAATGAAATGGAAGCCCTGAGAGAAGCCTGCTTTGGCGATTTTGAAGGCGATCTAGATCCCAATATGTGGAATCCTGCTGCACAACATTTAGGTTATTCATCTGACAAAGAATTAATGGCTGATCTTGCTAAAGGGAATATCACTTTGAAAAAAATGTTAGATGCAGTTAAAGCTGTTGAAAAATCGGGACACGCGGAAAATTATCAGCAAGTTAAAAAGCGAATGGAAATCGCATTAAAAACCATCGCTGAATCAGCAAAAGCACAAGGTGGTGGTAACGTATTAGTCGTTTCACATGGTATTGCGATTATGTCTATGGTAGAAGAGCTGCTAGACACCCCTATTACTACCCCATTAGGCAATGCCAGTGTAACGAAAATTCGCTATACCGAAGAAGGTAAATTTGTTGTCGAAAGTTTTGGTGATATGAGTTATGTCGAAAAAGGAAAACAAATTACAAAGTAA